The bacterium genome has a segment encoding these proteins:
- a CDS encoding VLRF1 family aeRF1-type release factor: MLDTQRLNEIVKLDRDDVFSLSLNTDPSLVEHQRPKPAYRVWTHNAVQRLVRRLAPDVRRTAEPAAQRILAHLDAMPQEGRGLAIFAGPDLWQDYTLPFPLPNHLTYGAPDTIPLLWAMHEYAPYAVVLAFHDHARVLVAYLGQTTAIDEIDLELDTEKWRFKTGRMATSTRRSGVGVGRGIQSSAFEARVLAQYHRFWRNVAVAAARTLAARGIDRVIIGGDQEAAGAVSAALPRPLRETVIGTVAIRPHASLAEIQARTLPLALADRHARDRRLVRSVVQERRVGGTAIDGTAATLEALADGNLRTVVANRDMRATARACVSCGALGVKPGPCAACSGDVRRLTLPQALPMLTRQHGAALELVSADAAAPLADGIGGLLRHPSAGSVNLRRGA, from the coding sequence GTGCTCGATACGCAGCGGTTGAACGAGATCGTGAAACTGGACCGCGATGACGTGTTCTCGCTCTCGCTGAACACGGACCCCAGTCTGGTCGAGCATCAGCGTCCGAAGCCCGCCTACCGGGTGTGGACGCACAACGCCGTCCAGCGGCTGGTCCGCCGGCTGGCGCCCGACGTGCGCCGGACCGCGGAACCCGCCGCGCAGCGGATCCTCGCGCATCTGGACGCCATGCCCCAGGAGGGCCGCGGGCTGGCGATTTTCGCCGGCCCGGACCTGTGGCAAGATTACACGCTGCCGTTTCCACTGCCCAACCACCTGACGTACGGAGCGCCGGACACGATCCCGCTGCTCTGGGCGATGCACGAGTACGCGCCGTACGCGGTCGTGCTCGCGTTCCACGACCACGCCCGCGTGCTGGTCGCGTATCTCGGACAGACCACCGCGATCGACGAGATCGATCTCGAGCTGGACACCGAAAAGTGGCGGTTCAAAACCGGCCGGATGGCGACGTCGACCCGTCGCAGCGGTGTCGGCGTCGGCCGCGGCATACAATCCAGCGCGTTCGAGGCACGCGTCCTCGCGCAGTACCACCGGTTTTGGCGCAACGTTGCCGTGGCGGCCGCGCGCACGCTCGCGGCGCGCGGGATTGACCGGGTTATTATCGGCGGAGATCAAGAGGCCGCCGGCGCGGTGTCCGCGGCGCTTCCCCGGCCGCTCCGGGAAACGGTGATCGGCACCGTGGCAATCCGTCCTCACGCTTCGCTCGCCGAGATTCAAGCCCGCACGCTCCCCCTCGCACTGGCGGATCGCCACGCCCGCGACCGCCGGCTCGTCCGATCGGTCGTCCAGGAACGGCGCGTGGGAGGCACGGCGATCGACGGAACAGCGGCAACCCTCGAAGCCCTCGCCGACGGCAACCTCCGCACCGTGGTCGCGAACCGGGACATGCGCGCCACGGCACGGGCGTGCGTGAGTTGCGGCGCCCTCGGCGTGAAACCGGGCCCGTGTGCCGCGTGTAGCGGAGACGTCCGGCGCCTCACGCTGCCGCAGGCGCTTCCGATGCTGACCCGGCAACATGGAGCGGCCCTGGAACTTGTGAGCGCGGACGCCGCTGCCCCGCTCGCCGACGGCATCGGCGGCCTGCTGCGCCATCCGTCCGCCGGCTCGGTGAATCTCCGACGCGGAGCGTAA